The Ictalurus punctatus breed USDA103 chromosome 17, Coco_2.0, whole genome shotgun sequence sequence CACAGTCAGTACATCAACTCTTATCAGCTATTTTCATAACAATTACATAACCAATTTTCTTTTAACCTGAACAAACCTTATAACATGCCTAGCTATATTACAGGAGAGAGGGGATATGCTAACATTTATTTCCATGTGTAAGGCCTACTCAGACATGATATGGTAAGCTCGAAAGGGTTTACACTCAGAGCATGCCATTGGTTTACATTATTATAAGGAATATTCTTTTTCATTGTCAGTGATAGTAAATAAGTTTTGCAATGGAGCAAAAGAAATATCTCATAAAATACTGTGTGTCAATTCCATTCAATTGTTAACCATACccaggaaaaataaaacaaagtgcaAGGGGGAAAAACCTTTTAAACTGACATTTAAATCTTGATAAACTTCATTCTTTCTTAGTTAATTCCTGTTTTATACATACCACAAcctgatttttcttttaaattatgTATAAATTCAAACAGAAAGTGatgtaatttaattcatttcaaattAATCAAGTTTGGggaaagaaattttttttttttttttaatattttgtgttcatttgcctaaacttttataattatatttgatgttttctgCAGAGGTCCATCAAAATCATGAGATCATTAACATGAGTCATCTCCAAAGCTGTTTTCTGTAGGAATGCAGTTTATATATAGGAATACATATGAAAATGTTAGCTTTGAATATTATATTTCATGCTAGTAGCTATGCTATGTTTGTTTATGCAATACAAGTTTAAATGTTACATACACAATGCTGTATTTGACCATGTCAGGTCTCTCTGAGAACTTAATAGGTTTAGTAAAGGAACAAACCCTCAAGCATGTTATGATAGTGCACTCTAACTGTTGACAATGCACGCACAATTACCATGAAATACTCTGcgattatattttaaaacattcccACATGTATTGTATCTGCTGGTTATTGTTTCATCAGTTACACTTAGACTtcatgagatatatatatatatatatatatatatatatatatatatatatatatatatatatatatatatatatagatagatagatagatagatagatagatattatataaaaatgcaCAACAGGGGAGATGGGAGAATGGGCCCAAGTGCACAGTTGGCTTAAGGCATCAGAATGCAAAAGGAAACTCTAACTCAATTGGCTATTTTAATCACccattaaatattttcattatcTTCCTGTTTCTGCATGCCTATAGCTGAAATCAAACCCAGCACCTTGGCTTTCAGAAGTGAACATGCTACCTACTTTACTGCCAAAGTACAGGTGGAACAATGGATGAAGCACTTGGtgaaactgaaaacaataaactaaagaaaactgaaaacagaaCAAACACCTTCTATCCTCAAACAAGATGAAGGAAAAGAGGGAACTCaaaagtagaaatgtttttttctctcaagaGAAGTAACTTGAAAACTCAAGAGTGGCTAGGTTGACAAGGCAAGGCCAACCAAACACTGAGGAAAGACTAGAATACAGCACTAGTTTTCAAAATGGCCAGGTTAATCTTGCTCTCACCAAATAAATTCAAGACTAAGAACCGATTGTATGGAAAACTTCCCTTAAATAGAGCCAGGGACAGGTGCGACTGGTTGAGAGTAATTAGCTGGCAGACTGCTCATGTCTCCCCTCTAGTGGCCAAAGTCGACCTAGCAGGCAAGCCAGCTCTAGGCGTGGtcgttaaaataaatatatacacagaagTATACACAGAAGATCCAACTTTGCCGTCATCATGTAAAAGGAAATTTAACCTAGACTTTAACTATTTCATATACAAACGAGTGACACATTAGGGAAAACTGGTGGCTCTGTTATACTGTGGGGGGCATTTATTTTGCTGGCATAGTCTGTGTCCATTTTTTGTCTTAGTGGAAAGAGTCACTGCAAAtctataaaattattttacctGATCACCTTTATCATATGATCCTGTGATACATTTTTATCATGATGGGAATAGTCTCTTCCAAGATGACTCCACCCCCATCCACAAGGcacaagggctcactgaatggtttgatgagtatgaaaatgatgCAAGTCATGTGCGATGGATCTCAAATGAAATGAACACCTATAGGATGTTGTGGACTGACTTGTTAGACAACAATCTCCGCCACCATCATCAGCACACCAACTGAGGAAATATATTTGGGGAAAATTATGTTCATCCCACCAGAACCTTACTAAGACTAATTTATGTATGTTGGCGTTTACTTTTTCTTGTATCTCATTCCATCTAATGTTCTGCAGAATAAAGAAATGTGTGCATTCTCCTCCATGCAAACCAGGAATTTTCTCTGGGAGCTAACCACTGCTTGTCTGTACAAATTATCCATGTAATTAGTAATTATTTTAGTTTTGGCTTTCTATACTATAgcttctttataaaaaaaaaaaaaaaaaaaaaaaacccttttaaaTCCATTCAATAGAATAGTTTAATTCATAcattcttttttatatatatacatggaAATAGTTGAATCAGTGTTGTCAAGATGATTCAACCAGCATAACAAAAGATTTTATCTAAACAGGAACAGAAGGATATCAATATATCTGAATATAACTCTAAATTTGATTTTCGTTTTTGTTTACACAATGTTTTTAGCATTCTTCATTAGTTGCTTGCCTTTGTTGGTGGGTAATTTTCCTGTGAATACTGTTCTCAGTCATACTAAATGTTACAGTCTTTGTGGGAGTGCTTTTTGAGAAGCACATCTTCTGGAAGATGCTTGAGGGAAGTTTTTGGAATCCATGTCAATGGTTGACATCCTTCGTGGTTGAGATTTAGCACTGCCTTTTATAAAGGTGCTGAAAGAAGGTAAGATGTTTTTGGAAGTTGGGGTAGAGGTGTTGGGATTGGAGACACTCTCTGATTTTGGGGAAACTATGACTTTACTCATGTCTGAAAATGATTCTACTGTAGATTAGTGGTCTTAAGATCTGTAAGAACATCTTCCCCATTTTGTTGGTCACTTTCCCTTTCATCGTTCAGAGATGCGTCACATGACCTAAGATTTTCACTGACTTCATCTTTTCCTTCTGACACATCATTTTCTGTTAAGTGGAATGAATCATTATGTGCTTCCAGATCGATATTCCCAAGTGACATATGCTCAGAAATACTTATTGAATAGTGTACAGACAGGGGATAAATTTCCAGTGGATACTGTTCTCTGTTTGCTAGCACGTTACAGTCCAGGCCCAAATTAGTGACTCGAGCCGCCTGTTCTCTCTCACGTTGGGCCTTCCTTTTCATCACCTCTCTCTGAGAAGTCGTAATAGGTCTAGAGACCTCAGTAGGACAGGGGAAGGCTGTGATCATACCACACAATGAGTCTGGGTTCTGGTTGACATTTGATTCTGACTTAGAACGGCGGCGTATTCTATGTAGCTGGAACGTCTTTGTGGAAGTGCTTTCTTGAGAAGCACATCTTCTGGAAGATGCTTGAGGGAAGTTTTTGGAATCCATGTCACTGGTTGACATCCTTCGTGGTTGAGATTTAGCACTGCCTTTTATAAAGGAGCTGAAAGAAGGTAAGATGTTTTTGGAAGTTGGGGTAGAGGTGTTGGGATTGGAGACAGTCTCTGATTTTGGGAAAACTATGACTTTACTCATGTCTGAAAATGATTGTAGATTAGTGGTCTTAAGATCTGTAAGAACATCTTCCCCATTTCCTTGGTCACATTTCCTTTCATCGTTCACAGATGCATCGCATGACCTAAGATTTTCACTGACTTCATCTTTTCCTTCTGACACATCACTTTCTGTTAAGTGGAGTGAATCAGTGTTTTTGCTCTGTGATATTTCCAAAGTTTCTTCAGTGTTAGGTGCTTCCAGAACGATATTCTCAAGTGACATATGCTCAGAAGGACTTGACTTTCGAGGAGCTGCATCTTCACCCATGTCTGCAAATGTTTCTCGGTTAATAGTGTTTAGATCTGTTAAAACCATCTCAGCTTTAGACTACATACTTTATAATATATAAGctttaataaaatgtacagtacaaacAGTGAAAATCTAACTTCAAAACACAGTCAGTTTAGCTGCTCTTGGTGTGTTATCTTGAACcacattacattaaaaatgacatattattaacattttaggGACATTTGTGCAGTGTCAGTATTGTGGGTATCATCTGTGCTTTGATAGCACTAACAAACTCCATTAAGATGGCattgttttttaatttcttaTTCCTTGTCCCCAgggctccaggcaaaaaaaaaaaaaatcttggagACTAAAATCAAAATATTTCGGCACCAATtcaaattttcaggagccaaaatatagttatgtcatatgacatataTCATTGTTAAAAggctacctcacactgccttttctttcccctatgtactgtctgcctttgtttactctgcctcccatagtttacacaatatgtgcaatgttcagtataTCATACtgaatcatattaccgtaaatacttaaatgtccattcatttgtttcttttttcacttttttattcaactATGTACAATTAGTtgtttcctgcttattcaggctcacagtcatgtaggctgcattgaattttgttttcaattccctcatctctttttctgcgactttatcactagcacgttgcactgctttcacgattggggtggcacgaggggcagacctagcaatgacacaatccctggcgttctCATGTTTTTACTGTCACCATGCTTCttcacggtttcttttttaaaatatagttaTGTCATATCACATATGGGAGGGAATGTGGAAAAGTGATATTTTTCGTGTGCGCATTTGGTTTTCTTCTCAGCTggctaacgttagttaactacgcagttagctagcctacatataatgGATAAATTCAAACTCCAAcgaactaaaccacatcaaactaaattaaacacctttaataaagttTACACATCCATCTTTTTAACCCGATAAACGTGACGTTAATCCGGTTTCTGTTCATCTATACAGGCGACACTTCAAGCTCTGCAGGACAAGAGCGCAGAGTTTCTTTACTGGAAATCATACAGGAGTGCACGCGATAGGGCAGGTACACGCATGCGCAAGAGGAGATGACAGTTCAGTAGCCTAACACAAGAAGATGTGTCgtcatttctatttaatttgtttttaaaattttgtttgtgGGTAACGGTGGCCACTGGAAGAAAAAACATGGTCccaaaattaaaaagttagtCGCATTGGCGACCATTTTAGTCGCCATCTGGAGCCCTGGTCCTCCCtatcccccaacacacacaaacacatgcgcgcgcgcgcgcgcacacacacacacacacacaccatttagaCTATTTAGTTAGTCGCACTGGTTCCCCCCcatcccccaacacacacacacacacagagagagagagttttttttCACTCACCTTGTGCTGAATTTGAATAGCTGTCATTGTTTTCGTCAGTTTTGAGTGTTCATCTTGATTAGTCAAAACTTTCAAAAGTTGTTATTTGTCAAAACTATTTGATTGatgcaaaacattttaatgtaaattcTATATTGTCATGGAACTCTGATGACTAGAACACCAGTGCTGCTTTCCAATTCAGCTACTGTCCATCCTAAATAGTATCTGAGATTagagaattagtgtgtcccatatctagtatgttgaaatgagtatcccaaaaCTACTTGGATGGTCTACTTTTTCCAGTAGATTTTCAAAGTGTGGATCCATGCACACTTTTTGAGCTAATATTGCTAATATACTCCTTGTGCATGGGAGGTGTTTTGTAATATAAGGAGAGAGTGATGTTGGTGAtgcatcttcagtatttaaGTGTAAGAACTTAATTGTTAAGCACTAACCATTTtttaaggaataatgaatgaagaaatttGAAATACAATAAGGAGTTGGCTTATGATGACATTGTTTGTTActaggcaacaacgttctcttctgTTACATGACGTGTttgtatgtcccagtacttacACACtcttgctacacactcaaaagtatgtactttatCTTCACAAACATAGTGCATGTTTTAATTACATAGTATAAACAAGCCAATTGGGTAACAGCACAAGGGTTAAACATAGGAATAGAACACAAACAGAAATAGACTGTCATTGTTTctgtttcctttcctttcaaTTTTAACCTGAAATTACACCTTTTACCCCTTTGTTACTTCATATCTCTTTTCATACTCTCAGTAtcacttttaaaatgaaaaatttattGGGTAAATAAccattaatattataaatattatgaataatattttttattaactattaatatcAATATCATGTCAACCAACACCCTCCAATACCCTCCACAGTATGTATGTAACATTATGGAAGAAAATGTTTTCCATTtcacattctttttttgttctagGTAATCAATCTGTTTTTCCATATAcatcaaatatgtaaataaatctgCACAAACTGCAttacaatgtttatataaatgaccttatttatttatttatttattttattttatttttttacacaggAACACTGTGTTTCTGAGTAAATATATGATGATATTGTGatttttctctgtctgtgtgtgtggcctcAGTGGAACCTCCTGAGTGCAGTCCAGGGCGTCACACGGTTTTGCAGAACCCATACCGGAGCACAAGCTTCAGCTCTCAGCAGCTTCTCCAGGCTGGCCTGCAGGAGAAGCTCATCTGTGACCACTCACTGACACCTGGCTGGTATAAGTTCCAGATCTTTGATAAACCAGCTCAAATGCCCACCAAGTGTGTGGAGGTACAGTAAATATGTCTCATTTACCTAAGATCAGATGCTAGTGTCAAGGTCACATGTGCTGTAACCTCGCATGCTGTATGCTCACATGCAGATTTTGGAAAATTCCTGTAGAGTTCAgatgttttaaaaagttaaagTACATTGTAGTTATTTAGGTGGGGCTTCCAatttccaatgaacagtaataCATGAGCAAAAAAGAACAGCAAAGCTTTTAGTCTTGTTGATTCCTT is a genomic window containing:
- the LOC108278005 gene encoding uncharacterized protein LOC108278005, with translation MGEDAAPRKSSPSEHMSLENIVLEAPNTEETLEISQSKNTDSLHLTESDVSEGKDEVSENLRSCDASVNDERKCDQGNGEDVLTDLKTTNLQSFSDMSKVIVFPKSETVSNPNTSTPTSKNILPSFSSFIKGSAKSQPRRMSTSDMDSKNFPQASSRRCASQESTSTKTFQLHRIRRRSKSESNVNQNPDSLCGMITAFPCPTEVSRPITTSQREVMKRKAQREREQAARVTNLGLDCNVLANREQYPLEIYPLSVHYSISISEHMSLGNIDLEAHNDSFHLTENDVSEGKDEVSENLRSCDASLNDERESDQQNGEDVLTDLKTTNLQ